From the genome of Vicia villosa cultivar HV-30 ecotype Madison, WI linkage group LG2, Vvil1.0, whole genome shotgun sequence, one region includes:
- the LOC131645777 gene encoding uncharacterized protein LOC131645777, translated as MEVSKSERILGNPYVYVGEISKMLSILGQPFVFSHTENIGDLLLPRKCSSKEVFRAMSMAYHNAFNARFEVLASVKIEELESMEKTRGKMKDTLKWMAATYIGQIADKRRDDKYESYKKNITSSHDIGIGEKESSNETRQKNSHDRGEKESSMKKRKKKSHDRDQKESSMKKRKKKSHDRDQKESSMKKRKKNRKY; from the exons ATGG AAGTCTCAAAAAGTGAGCGCATATTGGGAAATCCTTATGTATATGTTGGGGAGATCTCAAAAATGTTGAGTATACTAGGACAACCTTTTGTATTCTCCCATACGGAAAACATCGGCGACTTA TTGCTCCCTAGGAAGTGTAGCTCGAAGGAGGTGTTCCGTGCTATGTCTATGGCCTATCACAATGCTTTTAATGCTCGTTTCGAGGTTTTAGCTTCAGTGAAGATTGAAGAGTTGGAGTCCATGGAAAAAACAAGAGGTAAAATGAAAGACACATTGAAATGGATGGCAGCTACTTATATAGGCCAAATAGCTGATAAGAGAAGAGATGACAAGTATGAGAGTTACAAGAAAAACATAACGAGCTCTCATGATATAGGTATAGGTGAGAAGGAGAGTTCCAACGAAACAAGACAGAAGAACTCTCATGATAGAGGTGAGAAGGAGAGTTCcatgaaaaagagaaagaagaaatcTCATGATAGAGATCAGAAGGAGAGTTCcatgaaaaagagaaagaagaaatcTCATGATAGAGATCAGAAGGAGAGTTCcatgaaaaagagaaagaagaacagGAAGTATTGA